The Brassica oleracea var. oleracea cultivar TO1000 chromosome C6, BOL, whole genome shotgun sequence genomic interval GAATAGAAGAGAAATCAAACTTCACTCGAAGTGGAAGAGAGAAGAGGACTAGTGAGGCTATCGTTTCTGCTTCCTGAGAATCGAAGCGGGCGCAGAGCTGGATCTTGGTACGCACTGACCAAGTTGTCGTAAAACTCACCCATTCTTGGATCGTTTTGATCTTCCCTGTCTCTCTTCGTCAACACCTAAAGAGCCACAAAACACACACACACAGAGTTAATTCCATTTACGTTCTTGCAATCCTCCCAAGGAGATTTCGGATTGGTACCTCGGCGGGATAGGCGGTGAATATAGGCATGAAGCGTTTACGACAGAACTCGTTGAAGAGGAGAGTGAAAACCGGAAGAGGAATAAGCAAGTAGGTAGCTAGTTCCATCTTCTTGAGAGCAAATAAACCAATTGCGATACCGTGCATGAGTACAAGAGAGAATACCATCGTATAGTGTATCATTGGCCAAAACATCCCTCCTGTTTCATACTTTGGTTCGTACACGTTTATGAACTGCATCCATAAATAAAACGCAATGGACTGCTTAGTTCAAGTGGAAGGAAAAATTTAAAAAATGAGTGTCACGTCACAGTGTCACACATACCTGGTTACGGTAGATGATGTACGCAAGGACAAAGTATAAAAAGATGAAAGGGAGAATCAACGGAGCTAAGAAGAAGTATGTAATCCCAAGTAGCCCGAAGAAGAGAACTCTTGGGGTGTCTCTGTGGTACCGCATTGGGGGGACTTCAAACTCTTCTTCCGTTGGTTCGAGTGATCTTTTCACGTAACTGACCATGAAGGGAACTACGCGGAAGAGTTCAGTAAGAGTATCCGTCCACCCTGTTGTCACCACATAGGCGATGAAAAACGAAGCCTGAGCTGGAACAGCCACAGCCAACTTGAAAAGAATCTCCTTTGGATCGAGAATCACAGAGAGCTTGTAGAAGGCTGAGCCAGAGAAAACAGTTGCGAAGAACACATTCCATATTGTGAACCAGATCACTTTGTTGCAAGCGCTCTTTTGTATGTCGCTATGGCAGATGTGGCCTTGGAAAGAAGAGAGAAACTCCATGATGGGTGGTACGATTTTTAAAGATGTCTGAAGTATAAGACTCGGAAGGTACCCAGTTATGATCTGACTTACAATCTTCCTGCATAACGTTTAGCACAGTGAGCATTAGAGTATTGTTTTTTAAATGTAAATGAGAATGGGAGAACGTTAACGTACATTGATAGAATCAAAGTGAGGAAGGGGAAGAAGTATTCTAGCGCTGAGAGGTTGGTGAGACCTTGGACGAGCACGACTGGAACAAGAAACAAGGTGGTAAGGATGAGACAAGCGAACGCAATCACGATCTTAGAAAGCCATTTCTGCATAAACGATGCGGAGAAGAAAGGCCAGTGGACATCGTGAGGCTCTGGCGCTGGTTCTGTCAGCCAGTAAGTGGGGTTGAGTGACTGTGGCATGTGGAGTGCCATTGCAGCACCGTAACGAGACTTGAATGATACAAACGCAGCTCGAACTTCCTACAACCATGAGAGGAATATGTAAATAATGAGGAGTAATGTAGTATGCAAGAACTAATATCTAAGGGCATACTTTTCCAGGTGATGAAACTTCAGCTTGGCCCAAACGTATGTTGTGTTCCAGTTCCTCTAACACTTTCTCATAGTGACCCTCAGGAGTGTCCTTGCGACTGAAGAATCTCATTGGCGTCTTTTTAACCCGCTGGGGATCTGCCTGCTTCTTATGATGAACTTTTTTATATAACTTCTTGGCATTATCCTGCAAGAGGGCAGAGTTGAAAAAGAAGACACACAGATACACTGTGTAATGGAAGAAGGCAGATTAGGTGTTTCAGGGACTTACAACGACGCTTCGGAGCTTACTAGTTCGATGGATAACCACATGAGACAGGTAGGTAGAGGAATGATTTTCTCTGAAGAACCTATCAACAGTGTCGCTCACAGTGGCTCCATCAGAAGAAGGGACATTACGGACCAAGATGGTGAACTGATTTGGCTGAGGTTTGGATGAATGGAAATGCTCAATCCTTTTCATGCCAATATATCTGAATTCCTGTCAAAGACAAAACCATTCTAGTGACAAATCTTCTAAAGAGTCATCAGTAAGAGAAGTTTGGTATTTGATTAGAATGGAAAGAAACTCCCTTACAAAGTAAAGAAGACAGCAGACAAAAGCAGTCACAAGATATATAGCTCCAAAGTGAACCCATAGCCTGCAAGAAACCAAACAAAAGAGCACTAATTGCAAGAAACCTAATGTCATTTTTGGGAACTGAGACATGAGTTGAAACTCATCTGCATTAATGGAGCCTTAATAATACTATTAACCAATGTTCAAGAAATCGCTAGGCGTAGTTATGCGTTTTATATAAGATTATTGATTAGGCCGATTGATTAGACCGATTTTGTTTTGTTTAGGTCCGATTTGCCGCCATTAGAGCCACCTAGACCAATTTTAGAACACTGCTATTAAGAGTTATGAGGAGGTTACCATGGTGAGCGAGTATTGAGGTTAACAACAGAAAAAATATCC includes:
- the LOC106300777 gene encoding CSC1-like protein At1g69450 — its product is MLVSALLMSVGINSCLCVLLFILYSILRKQPHNYEVFLPRRLVAGTSKRRRNKVARYIPSVRWIWKSWRPSEEELMEKSGLDGVVFMRMITFSLKVFLFAGIIGVFVILPVNVFGDQLTQINYADWSANSLDIFSVVNLNTRSPWLWVHFGAIYLVTAFVCCLLYFEFRYIGMKRIEHFHSSKPQPNQFTILVRNVPSSDGATVSDTVDRFFRENHSSTYLSHVVIHRTSKLRSVVDNAKKLYKKVHHKKQADPQRVKKTPMRFFSRKDTPEGHYEKVLEELEHNIRLGQAEVSSPGKEVRAAFVSFKSRYGAAMALHMPQSLNPTYWLTEPAPEPHDVHWPFFSASFMQKWLSKIVIAFACLILTTLFLVPVVLVQGLTNLSALEYFFPFLTLILSMKIVSQIITGYLPSLILQTSLKIVPPIMEFLSSFQGHICHSDIQKSACNKVIWFTIWNVFFATVFSGSAFYKLSVILDPKEILFKLAVAVPAQASFFIAYVVTTGWTDTLTELFRVVPFMVSYVKRSLEPTEEEFEVPPMRYHRDTPRVLFFGLLGITYFFLAPLILPFIFLYFVLAYIIYRNQFINVYEPKYETGGMFWPMIHYTMVFSLVLMHGIAIGLFALKKMELATYLLIPLPVFTLLFNEFCRKRFMPIFTAYPAEVLTKRDREDQNDPRMGEFYDNLVSAYQDPALRPLRFSGSRNDSLTSPLLSSTSSEV